Sequence from the Helianthus annuus cultivar XRQ/B chromosome 13, HanXRQr2.0-SUNRISE, whole genome shotgun sequence genome:
ACCCCTGTTTGTTAAGTTTTTTTGTATTTATAGTTTGTAGTTTATTGCTATTGAGTGGAAGTTATATATATACTTCATCTTCTTGTTTATGATTTGAGTGAACCATAAGACCTTTTGTCTAGAAAAGGAGATCCATGTAGGTTGTATAATTCTTTTAGTAAAGTATGTTATTGAATGGAATGTAACTATGGGCTTGATATGTTAAAACAGTTGTTTAACTGACGATGCACAATAATATTCGTATATAGAATGTTGTGTGAATTACTAATTTGGTTAGTATTCTACCTTTGATTACATGCTTTGTACTTTTGTTCAACTCAAACAATGCTGCTGAATTTTCTTGTGTTTTGTACATAGAAACTCTCTAGCATACTTGCTCTTCCCTTCTTGGAGAGAAGTTTTCTTATCAGCTGGCTCTATGTGCTTAGTTTCTCTAACAAATATGTTATTTTTCCATTTCTCATGTCATGTTCTAATTATGTTATAGGAACACCTACACCTAAAAAAGTGGAATTCTTATATCTCAAGGTTTGAGTGATTCACGTCAGTCGTATACAACTACTAAAAGGCATGGGCACCAGGTTTGCTTTTCAGTATGATTGTCTATTGGCAAATTAACGGGTTTGGGGTTGGCAGGTTAAAATAATGAACCTGAACATGAATCTTGGCTATTCATGGTGATGGTTCACTTAACGTTTAGCTTTTTTGCCCAAAGATATGACCCCAAAGAAATTCTCATTCAAATTCATATGAAAAAAATGCATATGAGTTCGTTTGGATCAACTCAAACTATACGACaggttttgacccgaaccaatTTTGCTCAGACTCCGTTTACACCCATTATCTGACCGACCCACCCGTTTTGGTAGGCTTAGGTAGACGCATAAGATCATGTTTCTTATATTTTCAGTTTCTTATAATCTACTTGTGTTTAATTTACATCAGACCTAACGTTGATGGGCACATGTATATAGAGAACATATTAGGCCATCTTAGAACCAATCATTTCCATAGAGATGCATAATCTATTTTATGTGGATGAATAACGTTAGAAACTTTTTCATATTTGTTTTAAAATGTTAGCTAGTATAAATATAAGGTGTACATAGTGTCCTCTTCTTGGAATGTGTGTGTAAAGAAACTGCATCTATCTATATTTTGTCTTCATTAGTTGTGTGggaaatttaaaaaataaaaccctCATCAAACGGTTGTTTCTAACCCAGATAGGCAATTggatgaaaattataaaaatttacaaacgttgggggctatttggtacaaaaaagttattttggatgaaaatgataaacatgcccaaacctcagggacgattttgccAATTAACTCTAGTTTCAATATTGAGTTTATAGGTGCAACAAAGTTTCAGAAGACGAAGAAAACTGGTAGAAAACAAGGAAAGCATGACTCAGGTGTTGATGTGAACCATGATAGAGTCCCATCACCGCGGGTGGACACGAGTCTTGGTGGACCGCTTATCGACTATCCACCTATCGAGGTAATATATAATTATAGTTTGTTCAAtaaaatgttatatatatatatatatatatatatatatatattaaaaattaattATGGTTTTGCAGAACCTGACCAAATGCGAGTTGCTGTCTCCCTAGCACGCTCGCAAGGAAGTGACGGTGGCTAAAGGTATGTCATGGCGAACCCCTCCAAATATGATTATGAATGAGAGTTGTATCAAAATTCAGGTTTATTCTGTTGTTGGTGAACATTCGGGATTGTGTGTCCCAGATGAAACACGCACTGAAGTTTTCATTCGGGTCAATTCACCTGACGGGATGTATCCCCGGTCGGTTTATGAGAACATCTTGTATTTCGAATTGTTAACCATGCTCTTGGAGGGTTGGCTTGATGTCACAATATTACATTGGTTTGCCATGTAAGTTgctattatttttattatatggTACCATAATATGCTTAGATAGAATtgaatttactaactttgtcaCATTTTTAGGCATTTCTTTGAGTCGCCCAATTCTAGGTTTGCTTTTTTCAATCCACAAAAAATCACTGGATCACGGTGTAAAACACTTCTTGAAgacgttaaaaaaaacttaaaagaaaTACATGAGCTTCATTCTAAAAAAATGTTCTATCTTGCACCAAACTTAGTTGGGTAATATAAATTCCTCACCATATACACATACGCTTACAATACATACTTAATATGttctatattttttatttttgtaggAAACATTGGTCGCTTATAATTGTTTGCCCGGACTTCAAATTTAGCTATATTGTTGATTCTATAAATGATGGGAAGACCCTTAAAAATTACAAGCTCGTCAAGATCATTGAAGAAGTTTTTGAGATTAATTTTAAGTGGCACATGGTACAGGTATGTGAATACTTTATTGTTTAAAATCATGGTACAGGTATGTGAATACTTTATTGTTTAAAATAGTCTAATCAAAGTAATTCATTGTGAATATGATACAGTGCAAACAACAGAAAGGCAGTTAGGAATGTGGGTATATGGTAATCAAACATATGAAAGAGTTTATCGACTCTATACAACATGATTTGGTTAACCGAGTGAGTTTTTGTAAATATTCATAAACTTTGTTTATTgcattaaattatatatatttgaaatctaacttttgtatttatttgtttttagctTTGGAATGAAGAAGGGGATTTTGAAGAATCTCAAATTGAGAATTTAGTGGTAGATTTAATGTTtggatttatttaaaaagatgttttgatcttgtaagcattAGTTTGTGTTTCATACTTTTGTAATTCCGTATACTTGAACGGGTTGTTTAATACTAGTTAACTTTTGTCGTGAGCATGTGCATTTGTATGTAATTGTAATTATATTAGGAAATATTACTAAAAAttctggaattttgcaaaaatattaaaaatctatattttttttcttgtCTTATTTTTTGGTGCTATGGAGATTTGTTTTTTGGTGCTATGTAGATTTGTTATTAATTGACACGTGGTAGTTTATATTAATTTTTTGGTGGTGTGTTAAAAGATTTAATGGTGGTGGGACTTGTATTTCATCATTGATCTTTTGGTGGTGTGTTTGGAGATTTA
This genomic interval carries:
- the LOC110899984 gene encoding uncharacterized protein LOC110899984, yielding MSWRTPPNMIMNESCIKIQVYSVVGEHSGLCVPDETRTEVFIRVNSPDGMYPRSVYENILYFELLTMLLEGWLDVTILHWFAMKHWSLIIVCPDFKFSYIVDSINDGKTLKNYKLVKIIEEVFEINFKWHMVQLWNEEGDFEESQIENLVVDLMFGFI